Proteins encoded within one genomic window of Catharus ustulatus isolate bCatUst1 chromosome 10, bCatUst1.pri.v2, whole genome shotgun sequence:
- the UBE2G2 gene encoding ubiquitin-conjugating enzyme E2 G2 isoform X1 produces the protein MATQTPPEMLGLANHLNLPCVCVFAELTLNPPEGIVAGPMNEENFFEWEALIMGPEDTCFEYGVFPAILSFPLDYPLSPPKMRFTCEMFHPNIYPDGRVCISILHAPGDDPMGYESSAERWSPVQSVEKILLSVVSMLAEPNDESGANVDASKMWREDREQFNKIAKQIVQKSLGL, from the exons ATGGCCACTCAAACACCCCCTGAAATGCTTGGGCTTGCAAATCACCTCAATCTTccttgtgtttgtgtttttgcaGAGCTGACCCTGAACCCACCAGAAGGGATTGTGGCag GTCCCATGAATGAAGAGAACTTCTTTGAGTGGGAAGCCTTGATCAT GGGTCCTGAAGACACCTGTTTTGAGTATGGGGTTTTCCCTGCCATCCTGAGTTTCCCGCTGGATTACCCCTTGAGCCCTCCCAAGATGAGGTTCACGTGTGAGATGTTCCATCCCAACA TTTACCCAGATGGGAGAGTGTGCATCTCGATCCTTCATGCTCCTGGGGATGATCCCATGGGATACGAGAGCAGCGCGGAGCGGTGGAGTCCTGTGCAGAGTGTGGAGAAGATCCTCTTATCAGTTGTTAGCATGCTGGCAG AGCCGAATGATGAAAGTGGAGCCAATGTAGATGCCTCCAAGATGTGGCGGGAAGACAGAGAACAGTTTAACAAAATTGCCAAGCAGATTGTGCAGAAGTCACTTGGACTTTAA
- the UBE2G2 gene encoding ubiquitin-conjugating enzyme E2 G2 isoform X2, producing the protein MAGTALKRLMAEYKQLTLNPPEGIVAGPMNEENFFEWEALIMGPEDTCFEYGVFPAILSFPLDYPLSPPKMRFTCEMFHPNIYPDGRVCISILHAPGDDPMGYESSAERWSPVQSVEKILLSVVSMLAEPNDESGANVDASKMWREDREQFNKIAKQIVQKSLGL; encoded by the exons AGCTGACCCTGAACCCACCAGAAGGGATTGTGGCag GTCCCATGAATGAAGAGAACTTCTTTGAGTGGGAAGCCTTGATCAT GGGTCCTGAAGACACCTGTTTTGAGTATGGGGTTTTCCCTGCCATCCTGAGTTTCCCGCTGGATTACCCCTTGAGCCCTCCCAAGATGAGGTTCACGTGTGAGATGTTCCATCCCAACA TTTACCCAGATGGGAGAGTGTGCATCTCGATCCTTCATGCTCCTGGGGATGATCCCATGGGATACGAGAGCAGCGCGGAGCGGTGGAGTCCTGTGCAGAGTGTGGAGAAGATCCTCTTATCAGTTGTTAGCATGCTGGCAG AGCCGAATGATGAAAGTGGAGCCAATGTAGATGCCTCCAAGATGTGGCGGGAAGACAGAGAACAGTTTAACAAAATTGCCAAGCAGATTGTGCAGAAGTCACTTGGACTTTAA